A single genomic interval of Flectobacillus major DSM 103 harbors:
- a CDS encoding alpha-N-acetylglucosaminidase, giving the protein MKKISHHIRYITAIIGLFCSHWVDAQLNKQEATALIGRVIPQKAHFFVVEALDNTAPKDLFEIESKNQKIILRGNNGVAVASALYYYLTEYCHCQITWNGSNLALPSKLPQLSTKIIKQTPYQYRYYLNYCTFNYSMSWWNWERWQKEIDWMAMHGINMPLAITGEEFTWREVYHEMGFSDNDLSDFFSGPAYFSWFWMGNLDGWGGPLPVSWMKSHKDLQVKILQRERALGMKPVLPAFTGHVPSAFKKKYPQAKLKATNWTNGFGDTYILDSEDPLFAEIGKRFIKKQTVLFGSDHLYSADTFNENEPPTDEPAYLSKLSARIYEGMRQADPEAIWVMQGWLFYSDRKFWKAPQIEALLNAVPNNKMLLLDLATEIEPVWKRTEAFYGKPWIWNMLNNFGGNVNLFGRMDGVASGPAMALNDPNSKNLQGIGLTMEAIEQNPVIYELMMQHTWQNTPIDLNDWLAKYTKNRYKTADKSLVDAWQILRQTVYNGKDIRDGAESIVTGRPTFDSTTVWTRTKLNYAPKDLLKAWDLFVQASQKGIDSDGFQYDLVDITRQVLANYALVLQKKWKTSYKAKDEAQFKKDAQAFIDLIADMDELLATRKDFMLGPWISSARSWGNTAQEKALYEQNARDIITLWGDANSPLHEYANRQWSGLLNDFYKPRWQQFFSELSMALSNQNEPDLVKFDQKIREWEWNWVKTQKNFPVATKGNSHLVAQKMYNKYRKLSH; this is encoded by the coding sequence ATGAAAAAAATCTCTCACCACATTCGGTACATAACGGCCATTATCGGGCTTTTTTGTAGCCATTGGGTCGATGCCCAGCTCAATAAACAAGAAGCAACCGCACTTATTGGACGGGTAATTCCTCAAAAAGCACATTTTTTTGTGGTAGAGGCTCTCGACAATACTGCTCCTAAAGACCTTTTTGAAATAGAAAGTAAAAATCAAAAAATCATTCTACGAGGTAACAACGGTGTTGCTGTGGCCTCTGCACTTTATTATTATTTAACAGAATACTGCCACTGTCAAATTACTTGGAATGGTAGCAATTTGGCTTTGCCTTCCAAACTTCCTCAACTTTCAACCAAAATTATCAAACAAACTCCTTACCAATATCGCTATTATCTCAACTATTGTACTTTCAACTACAGTATGTCGTGGTGGAACTGGGAAAGATGGCAAAAAGAAATTGACTGGATGGCTATGCACGGTATCAATATGCCCTTGGCCATTACAGGAGAAGAGTTTACTTGGCGAGAAGTGTACCACGAAATGGGCTTTTCGGACAATGATTTATCGGATTTTTTTAGTGGTCCAGCTTATTTTTCATGGTTTTGGATGGGAAATCTCGACGGATGGGGCGGCCCTCTGCCAGTGAGCTGGATGAAGTCGCACAAAGATTTACAGGTGAAAATTTTACAACGAGAACGTGCTTTGGGGATGAAACCCGTCTTGCCTGCCTTTACAGGACACGTACCTTCGGCTTTTAAAAAGAAATACCCACAAGCCAAGCTAAAAGCAACCAACTGGACTAATGGTTTTGGCGATACTTATATTTTGGATTCGGAAGACCCTCTTTTTGCTGAAATAGGGAAACGATTTATCAAAAAACAAACTGTATTATTTGGCTCTGACCACCTATATTCGGCCGATACTTTCAACGAAAACGAGCCTCCAACCGATGAGCCAGCCTATTTATCAAAGCTTAGTGCCAGGATTTATGAAGGTATGCGACAAGCAGACCCCGAAGCTATTTGGGTGATGCAGGGATGGCTTTTTTATAGCGATAGAAAATTCTGGAAAGCCCCCCAAATTGAGGCTTTGCTCAATGCTGTACCCAACAACAAAATGTTGCTACTCGACCTAGCTACCGAAATTGAACCCGTTTGGAAAAGAACCGAGGCTTTTTATGGCAAGCCTTGGATCTGGAATATGCTCAATAACTTTGGAGGAAATGTTAATTTATTTGGCCGTATGGACGGCGTGGCCAGTGGCCCAGCTATGGCCTTGAATGACCCCAACTCAAAGAATTTACAAGGTATAGGACTCACAATGGAGGCCATCGAACAAAACCCTGTTATCTATGAGTTGATGATGCAACATACTTGGCAAAATACGCCCATTGATTTGAACGATTGGTTGGCCAAATATACCAAAAATCGCTACAAAACAGCTGACAAATCATTGGTAGATGCTTGGCAGATACTCAGACAAACCGTTTATAACGGCAAGGATATACGTGATGGTGCTGAGTCTATTGTTACAGGTCGACCAACCTTTGATTCTACTACGGTTTGGACAAGAACTAAATTGAATTATGCCCCCAAGGATTTGTTAAAGGCTTGGGATTTATTTGTGCAAGCGTCGCAAAAAGGCATTGATTCAGATGGCTTTCAATATGATTTAGTCGACATTACCCGACAAGTTTTGGCCAATTATGCTCTTGTTTTACAGAAAAAATGGAAAACTTCGTATAAAGCAAAAGACGAAGCTCAATTCAAAAAAGACGCTCAGGCTTTTATTGATTTGATAGCCGATATGGATGAACTTCTGGCTACACGCAAAGATTTTATGCTTGGGCCATGGATAAGCTCGGCAAGAAGCTGGGGCAATACAGCCCAAGAAAAAGCTCTTTACGAACAAAATGCCAGAGATATTATTACGCTTTGGGGCGATGCCAATAGTCCTCTGCACGAATATGCCAACCGCCAGTGGAGTGGCTTACTCAATGATTTCTACAAACCAAGATGGCAACAATTTTTCAGTGAATTGAGTATGGCTTTGAGCAACCAAAACGAACCCGATTTAGTAAAATTTGACCAAAAAATCCGTGAATGGGAATGGAATTGGGTAAAAACACAAAAAAACTTCCCTGTTGCCACCAAAGGTAATAGTCATCTGGTAGCCCAAAAAATGTATAATAAATACAGAAAATTGAGTCATTGA
- a CDS encoding acyltransferase family protein — protein sequence MPPKRLISLDALRGFDMFWIMSGEHIIHALAETTHIPLFEWMSEQLHHTAWNGITFYDMIFPLFLFIAGASMPFSMQKKVSESSVKAAYQLPHVAKKSLYLSMLKRTIILILLGVVVNGLFKWNGYEQTRIASVLGRIGLAWFFAGIIYLNFDTTKQIYWFIFILVGYWLIMKYVPVPGFGAGVLTKEGSLESYIDRILLPGRLHSKVHDPEGILSTIPAIGTAMLGTFTATFLKGNHTFSAYQKIAIMLVAGLTLIGLGLLWDISFPINKRLWSSSFVCFVGGFCVLFLAIFYLIIDLWGWQKWALPFIWIGSNSILIYMASEGMVNFGFTANFLFGGLIAHTPEIWQPVFTACSVTITQLILLYILYKNKVFLKI from the coding sequence ATGCCCCCCAAAAGACTTATTTCTTTAGATGCACTCAGAGGCTTTGACATGTTTTGGATTATGAGTGGCGAGCATATTATTCATGCTTTGGCCGAAACAACACATATTCCTTTGTTTGAATGGATGTCAGAACAGCTACATCATACAGCTTGGAATGGCATTACTTTTTACGATATGATATTCCCGCTTTTTCTTTTTATTGCAGGAGCCTCTATGCCTTTTTCTATGCAAAAAAAAGTAAGCGAATCATCGGTAAAGGCCGCCTACCAACTACCTCATGTAGCAAAGAAGTCCCTGTATCTAAGCATGTTGAAGCGAACTATTATTTTGATATTACTAGGCGTTGTAGTCAATGGTCTATTCAAGTGGAATGGCTACGAACAAACCCGTATAGCAAGTGTACTAGGGCGTATTGGTTTGGCGTGGTTTTTTGCAGGCATTATTTACCTGAATTTTGACACTACCAAACAGATTTACTGGTTTATTTTTATTCTGGTAGGCTATTGGCTGATCATGAAATACGTACCAGTTCCGGGCTTTGGAGCAGGCGTACTCACCAAAGAGGGTTCGCTAGAATCGTATATCGACCGTATTTTGTTGCCAGGAAGACTCCACAGCAAAGTACACGACCCAGAAGGAATTTTGTCGACAATCCCTGCCATCGGCACAGCCATGTTGGGCACCTTTACGGCTACATTTCTCAAAGGGAATCATACATTTTCGGCTTATCAGAAAATAGCAATAATGCTAGTGGCGGGTTTAACACTCATAGGCTTAGGTTTGCTTTGGGACATTTCATTCCCTATCAACAAACGTCTTTGGTCTAGCTCATTTGTATGCTTTGTAGGAGGATTTTGTGTTTTATTTTTGGCTATTTTTTACCTCATTATCGACCTTTGGGGTTGGCAGAAATGGGCTTTGCCATTTATCTGGATTGGCTCAAATTCAATCTTGATTTATATGGCATCTGAAGGAATGGTAAACTTTGGATTTACAGCCAACTTTCTTTTTGGAGGTCTTATTGCCCATACTCCCGAGATATGGCAACCTGTTTTTACAGCATGTTCAGTAACGATCACTCAGCTTATTTTGCTGTATATATTGTATAAAAATAAGGTTTTTCTAAAAATTTAG
- a CDS encoding RHS repeat domain-containing protein, with protein MCIIVWFYEYNIKDHLGNVRVSFKSNSGVLQQVESTNYDPFGIELNGTGTINSVENRFKYQDKESLTLFGLSGINDFGARYYDKTIGRWWGVDALADISRRHSPYQYNYNNPLRFIDPDGMQS; from the coding sequence TTGTGTATAATTGTTTGGTTTTACGAATACAATATCAAAGACCACTTAGGTAATGTACGAGTATCATTCAAGAGTAATTCAGGTGTATTACAACAGGTAGAAAGCACCAATTATGACCCATTTGGGATAGAGTTGAATGGTACAGGAACAATAAATAGTGTTGAGAATAGATTTAAGTATCAAGATAAAGAAAGCCTAACGCTCTTTGGATTAAGTGGTATCAATGATTTTGGGGCAAGGTATTATGATAAGACTATTGGTAGATGGTGGGGAGTTGATGCTTTGGCGGATATATCAAGAAGGCATTCACCTTACCAATATAACTACAATAATCCTTTACGCTTTATTGATCCAGATGGGATGCAAAGCTAA
- a CDS encoding DUF6984 family protein: MDIRKALPKEEKLLEYLILKASIAILYDWEKKMLVSPMNDGGMGSLKLYPEGVMSEQRQFGKQASEYIFLDEDGITVIASLYLDKKERLFELDIWKTNYSPLISLPSNYDDVFS, encoded by the coding sequence ATGGACATTAGGAAAGCCTTACCCAAAGAAGAAAAGCTTTTGGAGTATTTGATTTTAAAAGCTTCTATAGCTATTCTATATGATTGGGAAAAAAAAATGTTAGTATCTCCAATGAATGATGGTGGAATGGGAAGCCTTAAGTTATATCCTGAAGGAGTAATGTCTGAACAACGTCAATTTGGGAAACAAGCTAGTGAATATATTTTCTTAGATGAAGATGGTATAACTGTGATAGCATCTTTGTATTTAGATAAAAAAGAAAGATTATTCGAACTTGATATTTGGAAAACAAATTATTCACCATTGATTAGTCTGCCTTCTAATTATGATGATGTTTTTTCATAG
- a CDS encoding RHS repeat-associated core domain-containing protein — MGNVRVSFKNNAGVLQQVESTNYAPWDTELNGTGLNNTVENRFKYQDKESLTLFGLSGINDFGARYYDKTIGRWWGVDALADVSRRHSPYQYNYNNPLLTLMGWQRKIRPKKKTLELMN, encoded by the coding sequence CTGGGAAATGTAAGAGTATCATTTAAAAACAATGCAGGTGTATTACAACAGGTAGAAAGCACCAACTACGCCCCATGGGACACAGAACTAAACGGAACAGGTTTAAACAATACAGTTGAGAACCGCTTTAAGTATCAAGATAAAGAAAGCCTAACGCTCTTTGGATTAAGTGGCATCAATGATTTTGGTGCGAGGTATTATGATAAGACTATTGGTAGATGGTGGGGAGTTGATGCTTTGGCAGATGTATCAAGAAGACATTCGCCTTACCAATATAACTACAATAATCCTTTATTGACCCTGATGGGATGGCAGCGAAAGATAAGACCAAAGAAGAAAACATTGGAGCTGATGAATTAA
- a CDS encoding RHS repeat domain-containing protein, producing MCIIVWFYEYNIKDHLGNVRVSFKSNSGVLQQVESTNFDPFGIELNGTGTANSVENRFKYQDKESLTLFGLSGINDFGARYYDKTVGRWWGVDALADRYLSNSPYSYVLNNPLRFVDPDGMKVDVSELTKTNEGLYTLIQTMLDLSDITGTNISYNNGMLDYAKNEDGSMKINTTDDGKELGSSGARNYLKGLITSDLTVKVSNDNSQGTKGGGAGNVNLNSDQIDNNTYAVSNAGLDSRTFSYGFSFLHESLHTATGTKVVNPNATEAYADAPKSDAGVTTNPGSVEKILNQYRKQLGTSWGQRVDYWWLSECSTCPKSMYWSKGGQTIGVTEAKMPDGQKQKARELILSIGRNIPFLNLPK from the coding sequence TTGTGTATAATTGTTTGGTTTTACGAATACAATATCAAAGACCACTTAGGTAATGTACGAGTATCATTCAAGAGTAATTCAGGTGTATTACAACAGGTAGAAAGCACCAATTTTGACCCATTTGGCATAGAGTTAAATGGCACAGGAACGGCAAATAGTGTTGAGAACCGCTTTAAGTATCAGGATAAAGAAAGCCTGACGCTCTTTGGATTAAGTGGCATCAATGATTTTGGAGCTAGGTATTATGATAAGACTGTGGGTAGATGGTGGGGAGTTGATGCATTGGCGGATAGATATTTATCAAATTCGCCATACTCATATGTACTAAATAACCCACTTAGATTCGTAGACCCCGATGGTATGAAGGTAGATGTAAGTGAGTTAACAAAAACAAATGAGGGACTTTACACATTGATACAAACGATGTTAGACTTGTCTGATATTACTGGTACAAACATTTCGTACAACAATGGAATGCTTGATTATGCAAAAAATGAAGATGGCTCAATGAAAATAAATACTACCGATGATGGGAAAGAATTGGGAAGTAGTGGAGCAAGAAATTATTTGAAAGGACTTATCACTAGCGATTTGACAGTTAAAGTATCAAATGATAATTCACAGGGCACTAAGGGCGGTGGCGCTGGTAATGTTAATCTTAACTCTGACCAAATTGATAATAATACGTATGCGGTTAGTAATGCAGGATTAGATTCTCGTACATTTTCATATGGCTTTTCATTCTTGCATGAAAGTTTGCATACTGCTACTGGAACAAAAGTAGTTAATCCTAATGCCACAGAAGCATATGCAGACGCACCTAAAAGTGATGCTGGAGTAACAACAAACCCAGGTAGTGTGGAAAAAATATTAAATCAATACAGAAAACAGTTAGGCACATCATGGGGGCAACGTGTTGATTATTGGTGGCTATCGGAATGTTCCACTTGCCCCAAAAGTATGTATTGGAGTAAAGGTGGGCAAACAATAGGAGTTACGGAAGCTAAGATGCCAGATGGTCAAAAGCAAAAAGCACGAGAATTGATTCTCAGTATAGGTAGAAACATTCCATTTTTAAACTTACCAAAATGA
- a CDS encoding RHS repeat domain-containing protein, whose amino-acid sequence MCIIAWAYEYNIKDHLGNVRVSFKSNSGVLQQVESTNYDPFGIELNGTGTANSVENRFKYQDKESLTLFGLSGINDFGARYYDKTVGRWWGVDALAEADEDFSPYLYTSNNPVLNIDLFGLTDVNGDGKDDSTILPQVTVIAQRDESTLNNIQLTLDGIGLYPGAGTLAGVVNAGIDIYRGNYGSAGLNLLSAVPVLGTAMKGTKLAVMGTKAISSMAKMKGVKSALVVVRWNYKGMPSIFGMEKHHLLPQSKRFMQEFGSDLKSIKFNINEGYNIKYLDKAFHGNAPEYEYRVAEKLREMQANNTLTKQNILDLTKDLRNLLDEAYNDFKTLNGPTLNEAFR is encoded by the coding sequence TTGTGTATAATTGCTTGGGCTTACGAATATAATATCAAAGACCATTTAGGTAATGTACGAGTATCATTCAAGAGTAATTCAGGTGTATTACAACAGGTAGAAAGCACCAATTATGACCCATTTGGTATAGAGTTGAATGGCACAGGAACGGCAAATAGTGTTGAGAACCGCTTTAAGTATCAAGATAAAGAAAGCCTAACGCTCTTTGGATTAAGTGGCATCAATGATTTTGGTGCGAGGTATTATGATAAAACTGTGGGTAGATGGTGGGGAGTTGATGCATTGGCGGAAGCAGATGAAGACTTTTCACCTTATCTATACACCTCTAATAATCCCGTACTCAATATCGACCTTTTTGGTTTAACAGATGTTAATGGCGATGGTAAAGATGATAGTACGATATTACCTCAAGTTACCGTTATAGCCCAACGAGATGAAAGTACGCTCAATAATATACAGCTTACGCTAGATGGCATAGGTCTTTACCCTGGAGCAGGCACATTAGCAGGAGTTGTTAACGCAGGTATTGATATTTATAGGGGTAATTATGGTAGTGCAGGCCTAAATTTACTTTCAGCAGTCCCTGTTTTAGGAACAGCCATGAAGGGTACCAAGTTGGCTGTAATGGGGACTAAAGCCATTAGTAGTATGGCGAAGATGAAGGGGGTGAAAAGTGCATTGGTAGTAGTTAGGTGGAATTACAAAGGTATGCCATCAATATTTGGTATGGAGAAACATCATCTATTGCCTCAATCAAAAAGATTTATGCAAGAATTTGGTTCTGATTTAAAATCAATAAAATTTAATATTAATGAAGGCTACAACATCAAATATCTTGACAAAGCATTTCATGGGAATGCTCCCGAATATGAATACAGAGTTGCTGAAAAATTAAGAGAGATGCAAGCGAATAATACATTAACTAAACAGAATATTTTGGACTTAACCAAAGATTTACGTAATCTTTTAGATGAAGCTTACAACGATTTCAAAACATTAAATGGCCCTACCTTAAACGAAGCTTTTAGATGA
- a CDS encoding RHS repeat domain-containing protein: protein MCIIVWFYEYNIKDHLGNVRVSFKSNSGVLQQVESTNYDPVGIELNGTGTANSVENRFKYQDKESLTLFGLSGINDFGARYYDKTVGRWWGVDALADVSRRHSPYQYNYNNPLRYIDPDGMASEEMVGADGLTNSQWLAAGGDAGKEKTFNQENKKEEKSTQKNTIQIYNRDDGGQNSKLFSNETEAYRYMWAIALLKKWGIRGREVGAILTNKGVLVTPYANNEYADSGSGFLEAGLKKNNDYISFEGGQLFMLGVIHTHQALSLDGSPWALGYKLSGEDKDFAYKMIPGKPIFAIGRDGNLYGYAWANYGKKIMKGDEGFWTGHNTAELFDGSFRLIPSLKQIFNKP, encoded by the coding sequence TTGTGTATAATTGTTTGGTTTTACGAATACAATATCAAAGACCACTTAGGTAATGTACGAGTATCATTCAAGAGTAATTCAGGTGTATTACAACAGGTAGAAAGCACTAATTATGACCCAGTTGGGATAGAGTTAAATGGTACAGGAACGGCAAATAGTGTTGAGAACCGCTTTAAGTATCAAGATAAAGAAAGCCTAACGCTCTTTGGATTAAGTGGGATAAATGATTTTGGAGCGAGGTATTATGATAAGACTGTGGGGAGATGGTGGGGTGTTGATGCTTTGGCGGATGTATCAAGAAGGCATTCGCCATACCAATATAATTACAATAATCCTTTAAGATATATAGACCCTGATGGGATGGCAAGTGAAGAGATGGTTGGGGCTGATGGATTGACTAATAGCCAATGGTTGGCAGCAGGTGGGGATGCTGGTAAAGAGAAAACATTTAATCAAGAAAATAAAAAAGAAGAAAAGAGTACTCAAAAAAATACAATACAAATATATAACAGAGACGATGGAGGTCAAAATTCAAAATTATTTTCAAATGAGACAGAAGCCTATAGGTATATGTGGGCAATTGCTTTGTTAAAAAAATGGGGTATTAGAGGAAGAGAGGTTGGAGCTATTTTAACTAATAAGGGAGTTTTAGTAACTCCATATGCAAACAACGAGTATGCAGATTCTGGTTCCGGTTTTTTAGAAGCAGGACTTAAAAAAAATAATGATTATATCTCATTTGAGGGTGGACAATTATTTATGTTAGGTGTTATTCATACTCATCAAGCACTTAGTTTAGATGGTTCTCCTTGGGCACTAGGTTATAAACTTTCTGGTGAAGATAAAGATTTTGCATATAAAATGATTCCAGGGAAACCAATTTTTGCAATTGGTAGGGATGGTAATTTGTATGGATATGCTTGGGCTAATTATGGAAAAAAAATAATGAAAGGGGATGAAGGTTTTTGGACAGGTCATAATACAGCAGAATTATTTGATGGAAGTTTTAGATTAATACCGTCATTAAAACAAATATTTAACAAACCATGA